In Rheinheimera sp. MM224, one DNA window encodes the following:
- a CDS encoding efflux RND transporter permease subunit, whose product MSLNRIVTSCETVLFRNRMAVIVLFVLATLFLLFKATQIKLDAAFTKNIPLQHEYMQTYMQHAKDFGGANNILVSVCDAKGDIFNQDFFASFKKIHDQIYYLPGVDRSLVKSLYSPSTRFVEVVEDGFAGGPVIPADFAPTAEGLAVVKSNVEKAGIVGRMVADDFSCAMVTAQLLEVDPETQQKLDTIKFAAELEQQVRGQYQNENLTVHIIGFAKMVGDVADGAKGVLAFFAIAIVITAIMVYLFSGSVMLTLLPIACSLIAVIWQMGSLTLMGFGIDPMSILVPFLIFAIGVSHGVQMINATGKNVAMGMDAKTAAEASFRKLLIPGGIALLSDTVGFITLLIIDIGVIRELAIIASLGVGIIILTNLILLPVLMSYVRFSDKYKEKVRTPHPRIDKFWYSLSAFATPKYAVVVLAVTAGLFVLGWQQSAYLKIGDLHPGAPALHEDSVYNQDTFLITDRYAISVDYINVMVETPANGCTFHDVMNRVDQFQWQMENVPGVQSAVSLASVSKTINAAFNEGNVKWKVLPRTTESLVQSSSRVETSTGLLNSDCSVMPVILFLNDHKAETIETVVAAAKKAGAELSTDDVKFKLASGPVGVMAATNEAVDAAQTPMMWYVYGAVIVLCLISFRSVKATVAVIVPLYVVSILATALMTKLEIGLTVSTLPVIALGVGIGVDYGIYILSNMTQLLRDGTPLRQAYFTALKETGSAVLFTGITLAIGVSTWVFSALKFQVDMGILLTFMFLVNMLGAILVLPALAAFFWRKNN is encoded by the coding sequence ATGAGTCTGAATCGAATTGTAACCAGCTGCGAGACGGTGTTATTCCGTAACCGCATGGCTGTCATCGTACTTTTTGTACTCGCTACTTTATTTTTATTATTTAAAGCCACCCAAATTAAACTGGACGCCGCTTTTACTAAAAATATCCCGTTGCAGCATGAATACATGCAAACCTATATGCAGCATGCCAAAGACTTTGGTGGTGCCAATAATATTCTGGTGTCAGTCTGTGACGCCAAAGGCGATATTTTTAACCAGGACTTTTTTGCATCCTTTAAAAAAATCCATGATCAGATTTATTACCTGCCTGGGGTAGACCGCAGTCTGGTGAAGTCTCTGTACAGCCCAAGTACACGTTTTGTTGAAGTGGTCGAAGATGGTTTTGCTGGTGGTCCAGTGATACCGGCTGACTTTGCTCCAACGGCTGAAGGTTTGGCTGTGGTCAAATCCAACGTCGAGAAGGCCGGTATTGTCGGTCGTATGGTGGCCGACGATTTTAGCTGCGCCATGGTGACAGCTCAGCTGTTAGAAGTGGACCCTGAAACTCAGCAAAAACTCGATACCATTAAATTTGCCGCTGAACTTGAGCAACAGGTGCGTGGCCAGTATCAAAACGAAAACCTGACCGTACATATCATTGGTTTTGCCAAAATGGTCGGCGATGTTGCTGACGGGGCTAAAGGCGTGTTGGCATTTTTTGCTATTGCCATAGTGATCACTGCCATTATGGTGTACTTGTTCAGCGGTTCAGTGATGCTGACTTTATTGCCGATAGCGTGCTCATTGATTGCGGTGATCTGGCAAATGGGCAGTCTGACGCTGATGGGCTTTGGTATAGACCCTATGTCTATTCTGGTGCCATTCCTGATTTTTGCAATTGGTGTCAGTCACGGCGTACAGATGATCAATGCGACAGGTAAAAATGTGGCTATGGGCATGGACGCAAAAACTGCAGCAGAGGCCAGCTTCCGCAAGTTATTGATCCCAGGTGGTATTGCACTTCTATCTGATACAGTGGGTTTTATTACCTTATTGATTATTGATATTGGTGTTATTCGTGAACTGGCCATTATCGCCAGTTTAGGTGTCGGCATTATTATTCTGACCAACCTGATTTTGTTACCTGTGCTGATGTCCTATGTGCGGTTTAGCGACAAGTACAAAGAAAAAGTTCGTACTCCACACCCACGCATTGATAAGTTCTGGTATAGCTTGTCCGCCTTTGCCACCCCTAAATATGCAGTAGTGGTGTTAGCTGTTACGGCAGGGCTCTTTGTGTTGGGCTGGCAACAAAGTGCTTACCTGAAAATTGGTGATTTGCATCCGGGAGCTCCGGCCTTACATGAAGACTCGGTTTATAACCAGGATACTTTCCTAATTACCGACCGTTACGCCATTTCTGTCGATTACATCAACGTGATGGTGGAAACACCAGCCAACGGTTGTACTTTCCATGATGTGATGAATCGCGTCGATCAGTTCCAGTGGCAGATGGAAAACGTGCCTGGGGTACAGTCTGCTGTGTCGCTGGCGTCTGTGTCCAAAACCATCAATGCTGCCTTTAACGAAGGCAACGTGAAATGGAAAGTCTTGCCACGCACCACAGAAAGCTTAGTGCAGTCCTCTAGCCGGGTAGAAACCAGCACAGGTTTACTGAACAGTGACTGTTCTGTGATGCCGGTGATTCTGTTCTTAAACGATCACAAAGCCGAAACCATTGAAACAGTGGTTGCTGCAGCGAAAAAAGCCGGCGCAGAATTGAGCACAGATGACGTGAAGTTTAAGTTAGCTTCTGGTCCTGTAGGTGTGATGGCGGCTACGAACGAAGCTGTGGACGCGGCTCAGACCCCTATGATGTGGTATGTCTATGGTGCAGTGATAGTGCTGTGTTTAATCAGCTTCCGTTCGGTGAAAGCCACAGTGGCTGTGATAGTGCCACTTTATGTGGTGTCTATTCTGGCGACTGCGCTAATGACCAAACTGGAAATTGGTTTAACAGTGTCCACTTTACCTGTGATAGCGCTCGGTGTGGGTATAGGTGTCGACTACGGTATTTATATCCTGTCGAACATGACGCAATTGCTGCGTGATGGCACGCCTTTGCGTCAGGCTTATTTTACTGCATTAAAAGAGACGGGCAGTGCGGTACTCTTTACCGGTATCACCTTGGCCATTGGTGTCAGCACCTGGGTATTCTCGGCGCTGAAATTCCAGGTGGATATGGGCATACTGCTGACCTTTATGTTTTTAGTGAATATGCTCGGTGCAATTCTGGTGTTACCAGCACTGGCTGCCTTTTTCTGGCGAAAAAATAACTAG
- a CDS encoding WD40/YVTN/BNR-like repeat-containing protein — MMVKLLSSAAALLLATQIHAESAAAPMPSFMMPLADKAVLTDLIRVNDQLYVAVGDRGHLLVSKDSTSWTQIQTPVQSLFTSVYFSDEKHGWAVGHDATIIATQDGGQSWQLQQFIPETDKPLFDILFADANNGIALGAYGMFYRTSDGGKTWLDEFHLELVGADDQEYLKELQESDPDAYLEERASVLPHFNRIYQHNNVLYLIGEAGFFATSADFGKSWTRHTEFYNGSLFGVTMTPKNSLIAAGLRGHVFRSTDFGQSWQEIKLNHIATLNSVLTDDAGNVYLTGNAGTLLVSQDDGVTFTSMPTQDSKAILNAVAVKDQLVLVTEAGIRTLAIKKPE; from the coding sequence ATGATGGTTAAACTTTTATCCTCTGCCGCAGCTTTGCTGCTGGCAACCCAAATTCATGCTGAGTCTGCAGCTGCGCCAATGCCATCTTTTATGATGCCTTTGGCAGACAAAGCAGTGCTGACCGATTTAATCCGTGTTAATGATCAGCTTTATGTCGCAGTAGGCGATCGTGGTCATCTGCTGGTCAGTAAAGACAGTACCAGTTGGACTCAAATTCAGACTCCGGTGCAAAGTTTGTTTACATCAGTGTATTTCTCTGATGAAAAACACGGCTGGGCAGTAGGGCATGATGCCACTATTATTGCCACTCAGGACGGCGGTCAAAGCTGGCAGTTACAGCAATTTATACCAGAAACCGATAAGCCCCTGTTTGATATTTTGTTTGCCGATGCCAACAACGGTATAGCCCTTGGTGCTTATGGTATGTTTTACCGTACTAGTGATGGTGGTAAAACCTGGCTGGATGAGTTCCATCTGGAATTGGTCGGCGCGGACGATCAGGAGTATTTAAAAGAGCTGCAGGAGAGCGATCCTGATGCTTACCTGGAGGAGCGTGCTTCGGTACTTCCGCATTTTAACCGTATTTATCAGCATAATAATGTGCTGTATCTGATTGGTGAAGCAGGCTTTTTTGCCACCAGTGCAGATTTTGGTAAAAGCTGGACCCGCCATACAGAGTTTTATAACGGCTCCTTGTTTGGTGTGACGATGACACCAAAAAACAGCCTGATAGCAGCAGGTTTAAGAGGCCATGTGTTCAGAAGTACCGATTTTGGCCAAAGCTGGCAGGAAATAAAGCTAAACCATATCGCTACGCTGAACAGTGTGCTGACAGACGATGCAGGCAATGTCTATCTGACAGGAAATGCGGGCACTTTGTTAGTCAGTCAGGATGATGGCGTAACCTTCACGTCTATGCCAACACAAGACAGTAAAGCCATTTTGAATGCCGTCGCAGTCAAGGATCAGCTGGTATTAGTGACCGAAGCTGGAATTCGAACCTTAGCAATCAAGAAGCCGGAATAA
- a CDS encoding DUF1329 domain-containing protein: MKKLTLIASTIALVVSCGAIAKLTPDQVARLGADLTPLGAEKAGNADGSIPAWEGGIKSAPAGYKPGDHHPDPFAGDKVLFTIDKSNMAQYKNMLSPGQIKLFEAYPDSYKMNVYQTRRTASYPQYVYDATKKIAGNAELVEGGNGIVNAAIGIPFPIPSNGLEAIWNHTLRFRGVAASRNGGQVAPTASGDYVTIGFDEQIMFKYSAPDATVDALQKENILFRFKQAVTTPARLAGTALLVHETMDQVKTPRQAWTYNTGQRRVRRAPNVAYDAPGTASDGLRTTDDFDMFNGSPNRYDWKLVGKQELFIPYNSYKLHSKDVKYADLVKPGHINPEYVRWEKHRVWVVEANLKSGTSHVYGKRVFFIDEDSWQVHVADLYDNRGELYRVAVAHGLNYYEVPTHWSTLEVFHDLNTRRYIAIGLDNEDKMYDFSVPLTDNDFTPAALRREGTR, encoded by the coding sequence ATGAAAAAACTCACCCTGATTGCATCCACTATTGCGCTAGTTGTTAGCTGTGGTGCTATTGCGAAGTTAACTCCGGATCAGGTTGCCCGTTTGGGTGCTGATCTGACGCCGCTGGGCGCGGAAAAGGCCGGTAATGCCGATGGCAGTATTCCTGCTTGGGAAGGCGGTATTAAATCTGCCCCTGCTGGTTATAAGCCAGGTGATCACCACCCGGATCCATTTGCTGGCGATAAAGTACTGTTTACCATTGATAAATCCAATATGGCCCAGTACAAAAACATGCTAAGCCCAGGTCAGATTAAGCTGTTTGAAGCTTATCCAGACAGCTACAAAATGAATGTGTACCAGACTCGCCGTACTGCGTCTTACCCTCAGTATGTCTATGATGCAACGAAGAAAATTGCAGGAAATGCAGAGCTGGTCGAAGGCGGTAACGGTATTGTTAATGCGGCTATTGGTATTCCGTTCCCAATTCCATCCAACGGTTTGGAAGCCATCTGGAACCATACCTTGCGTTTCCGTGGTGTAGCTGCCAGCCGTAATGGCGGTCAGGTTGCGCCTACAGCTTCTGGCGACTATGTAACTATCGGCTTTGATGAACAAATTATGTTCAAATATTCAGCGCCTGATGCCACAGTGGATGCGTTACAGAAAGAAAATATTCTGTTCCGTTTCAAGCAAGCTGTAACCACTCCAGCTCGTCTGGCCGGTACTGCGCTGTTAGTGCATGAGACCATGGACCAGGTGAAAACACCTCGTCAGGCATGGACTTACAACACAGGTCAGCGCCGTGTTCGTCGTGCGCCAAACGTAGCTTATGATGCTCCAGGTACAGCTTCTGATGGTTTACGTACGACAGATGACTTCGATATGTTTAACGGTTCACCAAACCGTTATGACTGGAAGTTAGTTGGTAAACAAGAGCTGTTTATTCCTTACAACAGCTACAAACTGCACAGCAAAGACGTGAAGTATGCGGATCTGGTGAAACCAGGCCATATTAATCCGGAATACGTGCGCTGGGAAAAACACCGTGTATGGGTCGTGGAAGCGAACCTGAAAAGTGGTACCAGTCATGTCTATGGTAAACGTGTATTCTTTATTGATGAAGATAGCTGGCAAGTTCATGTAGCTGATCTGTATGACAACAGAGGCGAATTATACCGTGTTGCTGTTGCTCATGGTCTGAACTACTACGAAGTACCAACACACTGGAGTACGCTGGAAGTTTTCCACGATCTGAACACCCGTCGTTATATCGCGATTGGTTTGGACAACGAAGACAAGATGTATGATTTCTCTGTGCCGTTAACAGACAACGACTTTACTCCAGCGGCTTTGCGCCGTGAAGGTACCCGTTAA
- a CDS encoding DUF1302 domain-containing protein — MNTKPGAFVRSTLAMGVASALLALSAASAQAATFDFDDVEVVFDSTFSYGASWRAEDRDWDTISKVNHPRFDWTGYSAFTNPIYTGAQIWAQPGAYSSNGDAGNLNYDRGDMFSEVFRGTHELSIAKDDIGFFGRFTYFYDSALMDEDGAYTNPLSNNKVDPCGDDEAKRLACRDLRLLDAYVYGNFALNDGANPLSVRVGNQVLSWGESTFIPHGINITPVDVGVLRSPGADLKEAFIPVGMAWASLGVTENLTAEVFYQYEWKNSYLPVPGSYFSTNDFAGEGGYGQNIQLGFAGNPDIDLDFLVDEMNLLSQSAPALLAALTNPAATAAQRAAAVNAMLAYSTKVTLRPEGAAGEIEPEDGGQYGIKLEYFSPELNDTEFAVYHMNYHSRTPLISGVASDFRVGVDANGQPLGVIQSLAYLAANQGEINKENINELDVFSKGLIQYPEDIKLYGFSFNTTVEGTSVAGELAYRQDEPLQIDDVEILYAGMPEQLANAGLRPELEGISQIGRYDGNKVGSGEFAQGYILSDTTQAQITVTHLFGPMWIADNFTMLAEVGGIKINDMPDQSVLRLNGPNTDRSGGPLLGTINGGPLVNKDGVHTALSNGAETNPFPTASAWGYRLLAKADFNDVFAGVNMSHRVVFSHDVNGITPDPLFMFSKDKKSVGYTVAFDYLNRWSSEFSYNAFWGGVGTTNNTADRDFVSFNIKYSI, encoded by the coding sequence ATGAATACTAAGCCAGGTGCCTTCGTCAGAAGTACTTTAGCTATGGGTGTCGCTTCTGCACTATTGGCCTTGTCGGCCGCCAGTGCTCAGGCAGCCACCTTTGATTTTGATGATGTAGAAGTTGTTTTTGACTCTACGTTCTCCTACGGTGCCAGTTGGCGTGCTGAAGACCGTGATTGGGATACCATCAGTAAGGTCAACCATCCGCGTTTTGACTGGACAGGTTACAGCGCTTTTACCAATCCTATTTATACCGGCGCACAAATTTGGGCTCAGCCAGGCGCATACTCCAGCAATGGTGATGCAGGCAACCTGAATTATGACCGCGGCGATATGTTCTCTGAAGTGTTTCGTGGTACTCACGAGTTATCTATTGCTAAAGATGACATAGGTTTCTTTGGCCGTTTCACCTACTTCTATGATTCTGCGCTGATGGATGAAGACGGTGCTTATACCAATCCATTATCGAACAACAAAGTTGATCCTTGTGGGGATGACGAAGCGAAACGACTGGCTTGCCGTGATTTGCGTTTACTGGATGCTTATGTCTACGGTAACTTCGCGTTAAATGATGGCGCTAACCCATTATCTGTTCGTGTAGGTAATCAGGTATTAAGCTGGGGTGAAAGTACCTTTATCCCACATGGTATCAACATCACTCCGGTTGACGTAGGCGTACTTCGTAGTCCGGGTGCTGACTTAAAAGAAGCATTTATTCCTGTAGGTATGGCGTGGGCATCTTTAGGTGTAACTGAAAACCTGACGGCTGAGGTATTTTATCAGTACGAATGGAAAAACAGTTACTTGCCAGTGCCAGGCTCATACTTCTCTACCAACGACTTCGCTGGTGAAGGCGGTTATGGTCAGAATATCCAGTTAGGTTTTGCCGGTAACCCGGATATCGATTTGGATTTCCTGGTTGATGAAATGAACCTGCTATCACAAAGCGCACCTGCTTTATTAGCGGCCTTAACAAATCCGGCAGCTACTGCAGCTCAGCGCGCTGCTGCCGTCAACGCTATGTTAGCTTATTCAACGAAAGTCACCTTAAGACCAGAAGGTGCTGCAGGTGAAATTGAACCTGAAGATGGTGGTCAGTATGGTATCAAGCTGGAGTATTTTTCTCCTGAACTGAACGACACTGAATTTGCCGTTTACCATATGAATTACCACAGCCGTACTCCACTGATTTCAGGTGTAGCTTCTGATTTCCGTGTTGGTGTGGATGCAAATGGTCAGCCTTTAGGTGTGATTCAGTCATTGGCTTATCTGGCTGCAAATCAAGGCGAAATCAATAAAGAAAATATCAACGAGCTGGATGTGTTTTCTAAAGGCTTAATCCAATATCCGGAAGATATCAAGCTGTACGGTTTTAGCTTTAACACCACTGTAGAAGGTACTTCTGTAGCGGGTGAATTAGCCTATCGTCAGGATGAGCCACTGCAAATCGACGACGTGGAAATTCTGTACGCTGGTATGCCAGAGCAGTTAGCCAATGCAGGCTTACGTCCAGAGTTGGAAGGTATTAGTCAGATTGGTCGTTATGACGGTAATAAAGTAGGCTCAGGCGAATTTGCTCAGGGTTATATTTTATCTGACACCACACAAGCGCAAATCACAGTGACTCATTTGTTTGGCCCTATGTGGATTGCCGACAACTTCACTATGTTAGCTGAAGTGGGTGGTATCAAAATCAACGATATGCCGGATCAATCGGTATTACGTTTAAATGGTCCAAATACTGACCGTAGCGGCGGTCCTTTATTAGGCACTATCAACGGTGGTCCTCTGGTCAATAAAGACGGCGTACATACAGCATTATCGAATGGCGCTGAAACCAACCCGTTCCCGACTGCATCAGCCTGGGGTTACCGTTTATTAGCAAAAGCAGATTTCAACGACGTGTTTGCTGGTGTCAATATGTCGCATCGTGTGGTGTTTTCGCACGACGTGAACGGTATTACACCTGATCCACTGTTTATGTTCTCCAAAGATAAAAAGTCTGTGGGTTACACCGTTGCTTTTGATTATCTGAACCGCTGGTCATCTGAGTTTTCTTACAATGCCTTCTGGGGTGGTGTAGGTACGACTAACAATACAGCTGACCGTGATTTTGTATCTTTTAACATCAAATACTCTATTTAA
- a CDS encoding DUF2835 family protein, with amino-acid sequence MRQYKFRLVLDVDQCLAFYQGLYTDVVVQAENGQTVQLPLRHFRPYISHAGVNARFVLTLTDQAKFHSLEKIN; translated from the coding sequence ATGCGACAGTATAAATTCAGATTGGTACTGGATGTGGATCAATGTCTGGCTTTTTATCAGGGCTTGTATACAGATGTGGTGGTGCAAGCTGAAAATGGCCAGACAGTGCAACTGCCACTGCGGCATTTTCGGCCTTACATCAGTCATGCCGGAGTGAACGCGCGCTTTGTATTAACCTTAACCGATCAGGCGAAGTTCCACAGTTTAGAAAAAATAAATTAG
- the pepN gene encoding aminopeptidase N — protein MSQVSSRQAKKLSDYKAPEFTITDVELSFELNPEATVLTAVYQLQSASGKAGTLTLDGQELKLLAVSVDGQLLNADAYQVTPEQLILPGMPAKAQLELKIELNPKANTALEGLYLSNGAYCTQCEAEGFRRISYYLDRPDVLARFTTHIIADDKAYPALLSNGNLVSSTLLSDGRRHVTWVDPFPKPSYLFALVAGDFDCLKGSYTTGSGREVALEFYVDKGNKNRAQFALESLKRAMLWDEQTFGLEYDLDIYMVVAVDFFNMGAMENKGLNVFNSKYVLADQASATDTDFFNIESIIGHEYFHNWTGNRVTCRDWFQLSLKEGLTVFRDQQFSADMGSATLNRIDAVKTIRTAQFAEDAGPMAHPIRPEQVLEMNNFYTVTVYDKGAEVIRMLHTLLGQDGFRKGMDLYFKRHDGQAVTCDDFVNAMQDANGRDLSLFRRWYQQSGTPELKVYSQFDAKKREFKLLMQQQTPSTADQAEKLPLLLPVRVELLAQGVSQSYLLEMTQEQQEFSFAVSQKPVPVLLADFSAPVKLQYQYSMDELLQIARDAKDGVARWDAIQQLWQTQVKTAIEAKNAGADYQLPEALLEFYRQLLIQPLDDLAFTAELLTVPAYDMVAEQFDEIPVQDLVLALQSFTQQLANKLADQWQYCYQSLQTEAYQYQEQQVAKRALRSVCLHYLAFIEGKDELLRLQYVNSDNMTDQLAVLRACRSASHPLFTELMSVFEQRWNTDVLVLDKWFNLSASYPQSSVFTTLEQLTAHPQFSWQNPNRVRAVFGAFYQQNPAMFHAEDGSGYKVLAEVVLKMDAINPQVASRLVTPLLSWKRYQSARQQQLKTVLQTMLSKELSNDLYEKVSKSLS, from the coding sequence ATGAGCCAGGTATCCAGCCGTCAGGCAAAAAAACTAAGTGACTATAAAGCACCGGAATTTACTATTACCGACGTGGAGCTGAGTTTCGAGTTAAATCCCGAAGCGACAGTCTTGACTGCGGTCTACCAGCTACAATCTGCCAGTGGCAAAGCAGGCACTTTAACTCTGGATGGGCAGGAACTGAAGCTGTTAGCTGTCTCCGTGGATGGTCAGTTGCTAAATGCCGATGCCTACCAGGTCACGCCTGAGCAACTTATCCTGCCGGGTATGCCAGCCAAAGCACAACTTGAGCTTAAGATTGAACTCAATCCAAAAGCCAATACCGCGCTTGAAGGCTTGTATCTGTCCAATGGTGCCTATTGTACTCAGTGTGAAGCAGAAGGCTTTCGCCGTATCAGTTATTACCTGGACCGACCTGACGTCTTAGCCCGTTTTACTACTCATATTATTGCTGATGATAAAGCCTATCCGGCACTGTTAAGCAACGGTAATCTGGTCAGTTCAACCTTATTATCTGATGGCCGTCGTCATGTCACCTGGGTCGATCCATTCCCAAAACCAAGCTATTTATTTGCGTTGGTGGCGGGGGACTTTGATTGTTTAAAAGGCAGTTATACCACGGGCTCTGGCCGTGAAGTGGCGCTGGAGTTTTATGTCGATAAAGGCAATAAAAACCGGGCACAGTTTGCGTTGGAATCTTTAAAACGCGCCATGTTGTGGGACGAGCAGACTTTTGGTCTGGAGTATGACCTTGATATTTATATGGTGGTCGCCGTCGACTTTTTTAATATGGGCGCGATGGAAAACAAAGGCTTAAATGTCTTTAACAGTAAATATGTGCTGGCTGATCAGGCTTCTGCCACGGACACGGACTTTTTTAATATCGAATCTATTATTGGCCACGAATATTTCCATAACTGGACTGGCAACAGAGTGACCTGCCGCGACTGGTTTCAGTTGAGTTTAAAAGAGGGCTTAACGGTATTTAGGGACCAGCAATTCAGCGCTGATATGGGTTCCGCGACTTTAAACCGCATTGATGCGGTGAAAACCATTCGTACAGCTCAGTTTGCTGAAGACGCAGGTCCTATGGCGCATCCAATCCGGCCAGAACAAGTGCTGGAAATGAATAACTTCTACACAGTCACAGTCTATGACAAAGGCGCTGAAGTCATTCGTATGCTGCATACCTTATTGGGGCAGGACGGTTTTAGAAAAGGCATGGATTTGTATTTTAAACGCCATGATGGACAGGCAGTCACCTGTGATGACTTTGTGAATGCGATGCAGGATGCCAATGGCCGTGATTTAAGCTTGTTCCGACGCTGGTATCAACAATCCGGCACACCGGAATTAAAAGTGTATAGTCAGTTTGATGCGAAAAAACGTGAATTTAAGCTGTTGATGCAACAACAGACTCCGTCGACAGCGGATCAGGCTGAAAAACTGCCTCTGCTGCTGCCTGTACGTGTCGAATTGTTAGCGCAAGGAGTCAGCCAGTCTTATCTGCTTGAAATGACGCAGGAGCAGCAGGAGTTCAGTTTTGCTGTCAGTCAAAAACCAGTGCCTGTGCTTTTGGCCGATTTTTCTGCGCCGGTGAAATTGCAATATCAGTACAGCATGGATGAACTATTACAAATTGCCCGCGATGCTAAAGATGGTGTAGCGCGCTGGGATGCAATACAGCAGCTTTGGCAAACTCAGGTCAAAACCGCTATTGAAGCAAAAAATGCAGGAGCGGACTATCAGTTGCCAGAAGCTTTGCTGGAGTTCTACCGGCAGTTATTAATTCAGCCTTTAGATGATTTAGCTTTTACTGCTGAATTACTGACAGTACCAGCTTATGACATGGTGGCAGAGCAGTTCGATGAAATACCTGTGCAGGATCTGGTGTTGGCATTGCAGAGCTTTACGCAACAGCTGGCGAATAAACTGGCAGATCAATGGCAATACTGTTATCAGTCGTTACAGACTGAAGCTTATCAATACCAGGAACAACAGGTTGCCAAGCGTGCTTTACGTTCTGTCTGTTTACACTATCTGGCCTTTATTGAAGGAAAGGATGAGTTGTTACGCCTGCAGTACGTGAACAGCGACAATATGACGGATCAATTAGCTGTGCTACGCGCTTGTCGTAGTGCCTCACATCCGCTGTTTACAGAGCTGATGAGTGTCTTTGAACAGCGCTGGAATACTGATGTGTTGGTATTGGATAAATGGTTTAATTTATCCGCTTCTTATCCGCAATCGTCTGTATTTACCACGTTGGAACAACTGACTGCACACCCACAATTCAGCTGGCAGAATCCAAATAGGGTTCGTGCTGTATTTGGCGCTTTTTATCAGCAAAACCCTGCTATGTTTCATGCAGAAGATGGCAGCGGCTATAAAGTGTTGGCGGAGGTGGTGCTGAAGATGGATGCTATTAATCCTCAGGTTGCATCCCGTTTAGTCACACCTTTATTGTCGTGGAAACGCTATCAGAGTGCCCGGCAGCAGCAGTTAAAAACCGTTTTGCAGACTATGCTGAGTAAAGAGTTGAGTAATGATTTGTATGAGAAAGTGAGCAAGAGTTTAAGCTGA